In Hasllibacter sp. MH4015, the following proteins share a genomic window:
- a CDS encoding sulfotransferase family protein: MGFPGTWMTTSESMVYRVVPKCACSTIGQIMYYSDNGEYFDGDIHDAKDRMHKWAFDGSQALIEKNVKGHESFAFTCVRNPYTRILSSFFDKICGIQRNGKRYRGNLVPLLIQKYGIEVGGADGKGEFDQIASFRRFLLFARDTIRWRKPMDPDIHWSAMSGHVSTFIVNGGRYDKIFWTENFNDGMQDVLDATDGAHPIKLKDVPRFNESEGHGPKRAHPVEDYFDDLSMHLVYEIYKRDFELFKYDFQNPGNKMPIGEIDLDEVHAKLGD; the protein is encoded by the coding sequence ATGGGTTTTCCGGGAACCTGGATGACGACGAGCGAGAGCATGGTGTACCGTGTGGTGCCCAAATGCGCCTGCTCGACGATCGGCCAGATCATGTATTACTCCGACAACGGAGAATACTTCGACGGCGACATTCACGACGCCAAGGACAGGATGCACAAATGGGCATTCGATGGCAGCCAGGCGCTGATCGAGAAGAACGTGAAGGGCCATGAGAGCTTTGCCTTCACCTGCGTGCGCAATCCCTATACCCGCATCCTGAGCTCGTTTTTCGACAAGATCTGCGGCATCCAGCGCAACGGCAAGCGGTATCGCGGCAACCTCGTCCCGCTCCTGATCCAGAAATACGGGATCGAGGTGGGCGGGGCCGACGGCAAGGGCGAATTCGACCAGATCGCCAGTTTCCGCCGTTTCCTTTTGTTCGCGCGCGACACGATCCGCTGGCGCAAGCCGATGGACCCCGACATCCACTGGTCCGCCATGTCGGGCCACGTGTCGACCTTCATCGTGAATGGCGGGCGTTACGACAAGATCTTCTGGACCGAGAATTTCAACGACGGGATGCAGGACGTGCTGGACGCCACCGATGGGGCCCATCCGATCAAGCTCAAGGACGTGCCGCGGTTCAACGAAAGCGAAGGCCACGGCCCCAAGCGCGCCCATCCGGTGGAGGATTACTTCGACGATCTGTCGATGCATCTGGTCTATGAAATCTACAAGCGCGACTTCGAGTTGTTCAAATACGATTTCCAGAACCCCGGAAACAAGATGCCCATCGGCGAGATCGACCTTGACGAGGTGCATGCCAAGCTTGGCGACTGA
- a CDS encoding DUF5928 domain-containing protein, protein MAKIAFILLCHKDAPSIIQQAERLTATGDYVSIHFDARAKPADFAAITEALKDNAGVTFAKKRIKCGWGEWSLVQASLHAVEAAVEAFPKASHFYMLSGDCASVKSATYAHRFLDARDVDYVEAFDFFNSDWIKTGFKGERLFYRHWFNERQNKRLFYASFNLQRRLRMERKIPDDVQVMIGSQWWCLRRKTIEAILEFCKARADVIRFFKTTWIPDETFFQTLVRHLVPAREIESRTLTFKMFSDYGMPVTFYNDQYDLLISQDYLFARKISPEADLLKRRLGALWNSDRKDFATSMEGPKLHAFLTGRGRVGKRFGTRFWERESTLGPDRDLYMLVCKKWHVAKRLLKASSEKLDVKGIEYLFDEAGCRVPHLGGIERTMEKRNRHRRALMRMLFDYYGTERLMICLDPANLDLMRDFMSDRANARILELQCNFDDQYLVGHAHRVGLATEDTPGEVIQRMLPTLRHEFLDESGAIREEEFPRHFRLREDRSTEENAIVLSDFFGIEPELGRELAETQHLFAD, encoded by the coding sequence ATGGCAAAAATCGCCTTCATTCTCCTGTGTCACAAGGATGCGCCAAGCATCATCCAGCAGGCCGAGCGCCTGACGGCGACAGGCGATTATGTCTCGATTCACTTCGATGCCCGTGCCAAGCCCGCCGATTTCGCCGCCATCACCGAGGCATTGAAGGACAATGCGGGCGTGACCTTCGCCAAGAAACGCATCAAGTGCGGCTGGGGGGAATGGTCGCTCGTGCAGGCCTCGCTCCACGCGGTCGAAGCGGCGGTGGAGGCGTTTCCGAAAGCCTCGCATTTCTACATGCTGTCGGGCGATTGCGCGTCGGTGAAATCGGCGACCTACGCCCACCGGTTCCTCGATGCGCGTGACGTCGACTACGTGGAAGCCTTCGATTTCTTCAATTCCGACTGGATCAAGACCGGGTTCAAGGGCGAACGGCTGTTCTACCGCCATTGGTTCAACGAACGCCAGAACAAGCGGCTTTTCTACGCCTCGTTCAACCTGCAACGGCGCCTGCGGATGGAGCGTAAGATCCCCGACGACGTCCAGGTGATGATCGGGTCGCAATGGTGGTGCCTCAGGCGCAAGACGATCGAGGCGATCCTTGAATTCTGCAAGGCTCGGGCGGACGTGATCCGCTTTTTCAAGACCACCTGGATCCCGGACGAGACGTTCTTCCAGACCCTCGTGCGCCACCTGGTGCCCGCGCGAGAGATCGAAAGCCGCACCCTGACCTTCAAGATGTTCAGCGATTACGGGATGCCCGTGACGTTCTACAACGACCAATACGATCTGCTGATCAGCCAGGATTACCTGTTCGCCCGCAAGATCTCGCCGGAGGCGGATCTGCTCAAACGCCGCCTTGGCGCGCTGTGGAATTCCGACCGCAAGGATTTCGCGACCTCGATGGAGGGGCCGAAGCTCCATGCCTTCCTGACCGGGCGGGGGCGGGTCGGCAAACGGTTCGGCACGCGGTTCTGGGAACGCGAAAGCACCCTTGGGCCCGACCGCGACCTCTACATGCTGGTGTGCAAGAAATGGCACGTCGCCAAGCGCCTGCTGAAGGCGTCGTCGGAGAAGCTCGACGTGAAGGGGATCGAATACCTCTTTGACGAAGCGGGGTGCCGGGTGCCGCATCTGGGCGGGATCGAGCGGACGATGGAGAAACGCAACCGCCACCGCCGGGCGCTGATGCGGATGCTGTTCGACTATTACGGGACCGAGCGGCTGATGATCTGCCTCGACCCCGCGAACCTCGACCTGATGCGCGATTTCATGTCCGACCGGGCCAATGCGCGCATTCTCGAGCTGCAATGCAATTTCGACGATCAATACCTGGTGGGCCACGCGCACCGGGTGGGCCTGGCCACGGAAGACACGCCCGGCGAGGTGATCCAGCGCATGTTGCCGACGCTGCGCCACGAATTCCTCGACGAAAGCGGTGCCATCCGGGAGGAGGAATTCCCCCGCCATTTCCGCCTGCGCGAGGACCGCTCCACCGAGGAGAACGCCATCGTGCTGTCCGACTTCTTCGGGATCGAGCCGGAGCTTGGCCGC